From the Inediibacterium massiliense genome, the window AATCAGACAATAGACTACAATTTGTTTTCAGATCATATACATTTAACCCCTAAAGGATATAAAATATTATCGGATCGGTTATGGGATGAAATACAAAAATGGGATATGAAGGAATAATGGAGGATACACAATATGCTATTTCACTCTTTTGAATTTTTTGTTTTACTTTTAATTACTTTTTTATTTTTCTATAGTTTTCCAAAACAGAGAATATATATTCTTGCGGTAGCCAATATCATTTTTTATGGAGCATCTGGAATCAGATATTTATTTTTATTTATGATTGTTTCATGGGTTACCTATATGTGTTCTTTAGGGATCACAAAAAAGTATGGAAAAATATATTGCTGGATAGGGATTTTGGTCAATATTCTAAATTTGGTATTTTTTAAGTATACAGGTTTTATATTAAAAAATATAGAAAAATTTATGGGAATTGTGTTTCCTTGGCAAGATACGCTATTAGCAAAGATTATGTTACCAGTAGGAATTTCCTTTTATACTTTTCAACTCATTGCTTATATAGTAGATGTCTATAGAAAAGAGATCAAATCTTGTGATTCTTTTTTAAGCTTTTGGGTGTTTATTTCTTTCTTTGGACAATTAATTGCAGGACCTATCATGCGTGGAAAAGAGTTTCTTTTTCAAATTGATGGACTAAAAGAAAATAAATTGACTCTTACCAATTTAAAATATGGAGTTTATTATATATGTATGGGTCTTTCAAAAAAAATAATCTTTGCTGATTTTTTAGCCAAAAAAGCAGATGTTTATTTTAGTCAAGTAGGAAATCTAAATTCTTTAGATGCTTGGTTTGCAGCTTATTTATTTGCATTTCAAATTTATTTTGACTTTTCTGCTTATAGTGAGATTGCTGTAGGGGTAGGACATTTATTTGGACTCAATTTAAGTTTAAATTTTAAATCTCCTTATATTAGCAGTAATCCTTCAGAGTTTTGGAAAAGATGGCATATTACATTATCCTCTTGGATTCGAGATTATATATATATTCCTCTAGGAGGATCAAAAAAGGGTCACTTTTTACAATATGTATTTTTATTTACAGCTATGGCTATCTCAGGAATATGGCATGGAGCAGCTTGGACCTTTATTATATGGGGGATATACCATGGAAGTTTAAGTGCTCTTCACAAAATGTATAGAAGTTATATAAAGGTCCCTAAAGAAAATATTTTTTATAAAATAATATGCATTTTCATATTTTTTCAACTGACTACCATAGGATGGGTATTTTTTAGAGCAGGTAGTATGTCTGATGCTATTTTTATGATCAAAAAAATGATTACTTTATCAGATTTAGTTTATAGTCCAGTATATTTTATATATTTTGGATTTGTGGTATTCCTATATGGAGTACATTTAATAGAATATTTTATTAGAAAAAATGAAAATACATTTAGTTTATATTGGCAAAGATATTTTCCTCCATCTGTTCGAGCAGCAGCTTATTTTGGTATTGTGATTTTATTAATTTTATTTACACAAACAGAAGAAAGTACTTTTATTTATTTTCAATTTTAAGTGTAATGAAAAATTAATAAATATATTTTCCATAAAAAATAATTTCATGATAAAATAAACTAAGTTATACTAAATTTAAAAGATCAATACCAACTAGAAAACAAAGGGGATGAAAATATGAAAAATAAGAAATTGATTTCTTTAGCACTGACTACTCTCATGACAGTAGGATTGTTTTCTTATGTAGCAATGGCTATAGGAGACCCTGGTTCACAAGAAGATCCAGTGGTGACCAAAAGCTATGTAGAAACTAGAAACCAACAATTAAAGGAATATATAGATGAAAAAATTCAGCAAGTACTCAATATAAAAAATGATACAAATTCTGGTATCGTTAGTGCATCTTCTTCTTTTGAAGTCATAGAAGTACAAAAGGGCCAAAAGGTTATAGCTGGAGAAGGTACTGAGATGGTTTTAAGATCTGGACAAGCGAAAGCCATTGCAACTTCATCTGGAGGAATTGCAGATCTAACTATTGGAAAAGACTTAAAAAGCGGAGAGTCTATTCCTCTTCAGCATCTACTTTTGTTTCCAAGAGACGATGGACGTGGAATAGAAATATTGTGGGATAAAACTTTTATATTGGTAAAGGGAACTTATGAGATTCGTTAAAAGCGCTTGTGCGCTTTTTTTCAATCGTGGAGGTCAGGATGAATAACTATAGTAAAACAATCAAGACAATTGTTGTAGTGATGGGTTTAACTTTTTTTGCTAAATTTTTGGGTTTTTTTAGAGATTCTTTATTAGGTAGTAAATTAGGAGCAAATATGGAGTCAGATGCTTATATTATGGCTCTAAATAGTACTTCTATTGTTTTTGTAAGCATAGGAAGTGCAATTGTCGCAGCTACTATTCCTATTATTGTGAGACTTTTGACAAAGGATACAAAAAAAGAAGCTTTTTCTTTTATCAATAATTTATTAAATATATTAATTGTGATTTCATTTGTTTTTACTCTTTTAGGAGAGCTATTTTCAAAACAAATTATAAAAATCCTTGCTAGTGGATTTGAGTCCAATAAGTTTGAGTTAACTGTACAATTAACTCAAATTATGTTTCCAATAATTATCTTTATTTGTATTACTTATGTATTTGTATCTTTATTACAAAGTATGGAAAAATTTAAAATAACATCTATTATTAGTTTACCTGCAAATGTGATTACGATCCTTTTTTTATGTTTTTTTTCTAAAAAATATGGGGTAAAGGGATTGGCTGTAGTGACAACAATAGGATGGATTTTACAATTTGTAGTTATGCTTCCTACCCTTTATAAAGAAGGATATAGATATGATTTTAAAATCAATTGGAAAGATGATCATATGAAAGAATTTTTTTCAATGATTTTATTGATTATTATGGTAGCATCTGTGAGCCAGATGAATATTTTATTAGATGAAAAACAAGCATCTTTTTTTGGACATGGAAAAATTTCTTTTCTCCATTATGCTAATATATTGTATCAAGCAGTTACTACGACCACAGTACTGGGAATCAATACAGTTATGTTTCCAAAGTTTGCAGAAAAAGCAGTTTCTCTAAAGGAAAAACAATATGCATGCTTTATAGGATCTATTGTAGAAGTGATGATTTTTGTATTATTGCCTATGACGGCAGGAGCGGTTATTTTAAGAGATCCTATCATAGGATTTGTATTTGAACGAGGAGAGTTCACTCATGGAAATACCATCATGACAGGACTTGTTTTTGCTTCTTATGCTTTAGGTATGGTGAGTTTTGGGATCCTTGATGTAGTCAATAAGGCATTTTATGCGAAAAACAATAAAAAAATACCTTTTTTATATGCTATTTTTATTATTATAATGAATATGATTTTTAATATAGTATGGGGCAAAAAATTTGATATTGTGGGACTTGCTATTGCCACATCTATATCATCTATTATAGGAAGTATAGGACTGCTTTGGGCATTTAGAAAAGAAATGGGCTATTTTGATACAAAAAAATTAGTAAATACTTTTTCAAAGGTTTTACTAAGCTGTTGCATAATGGCAATTATAGTAAATCTAAGCTTTACAACTTTAGATTCGTATTTTGTAGAAAAAGGATTGATACAAAAGGTCATCAATATTATGATACCAAGTATATTAGGTGTAGTTGTATATGCTTGTGTTACTATGAAGTTAAAAATAGAACAAGCAATGACTATATATGGTCATTTTGTAAAACCAATGGTTATGAAAATCAAAGGAAATAAAGCATAAAAAAGGATGTGAGGATATGAAGAAAAATTATATTTTATTATTTATTATTATTTTTTCAATATTGGTATCTTCCATAACAGCCATGGGAAGAATCAATGTAGAATCAAAGAATAATGCAGTAGATGTAGTACTAGACTATAAAGAATTTGAGCAAATGGCAAAGCAATCGAATAAAGATGTAAGCTGGTGGTTCTCTAAGCTTAAAAAGCAAGGGGTAAGCTCAGTTGGATTAATGGAAGAAAGCTTTGAATCTATGCTAAAGGAAGATAAACCTATAAAGTTTGAAATGATTGGAAATATTATAAAAGATATGGACTGGCAAAAAAAATATCCAAAAGAATTGATAACTTATCTTAATAATAATGAAATCGATGAATATGATGTTTTGGTTACTACAAATTCAAAAGACTATTATGAGTTTATAAAAAATGGATTAGAAAGTCGTTATGATTCCGAGAAATTTAAAATATTTACGTCTAATGGAGAATATCTATTTTGGATGGATGGAGATATAGAAGATGCTTTATATACAGAACAAATGGGAGAACAAGATTATAAAGGAAAGACTTTTACAAAGACAGCTACATTATATTCTTCTAAAATAAGAAGATTATCTTTAGGCTTTGACTCAGAAAAAATAAATACAATCAAAAAAAGTGGTCTAAAGGTTATCCCAAGACCATATAATTATGAAAGCTTTAGTGGAGAAAAATATTTAAATGCAACCGTAGCTGAGTATAAAAAATATGATATTATTCCTAATTATATGATTTTTGCAGGGTCAGAAGTTTTAGGATATAAAGAAAAACTAAAAGACCTAGCAGATTATATGAAAAAAAATAATATAAAAGTAGGTCTTATTGAATCAGAGGTACAAAGAGAACATATCAAACAAGATGGACTTTATGATCTAACAAGAAATTTAAATTATAATAGTGTAAGAGTATTTAGTTTACCAAGTTACATTCAAGAAAGATTTAAGTATTATAATTATGAAGGAGCAGAAGAAATAGAAAATGCCTTATATAGAGCAGTTACAGAAAGAAATATAAGAGTCATTTATTTTAAGCCTTTCAAATATGATGATAAAATTTATGTAACAAATTATGATGAATATGTAAAAATGTTTGATCAATTCAAAGGTAGAATTGCAAAACATAAAATGCACATAGGAGAGGCTAGTGTAATAGAAAGCCATAAAGTAAGAGTTCGTCACAAAATGCCTATTGGATGGGGAATCGTATCAGGAGGTATATTACTTCTTAGCTATCTTATTTCTATGAAAGATAAAGTAAAATACATTTTATTGGGAATGGGAATATTAGGAGTTAGTGGTATGATTATTGTTATGCCATCTTTAGCAGATAAATTATTACCTCTAGGAGCGGCCGTAATTTTTCCATCTTTATCTATGCTATATCTTTGTACAAAATTGAGAATTTACTATAAAGAACAAAACAAAAATGAACTCATAAAAATTATAAAAAATGGGATAAAGGATTTAGTTGTATGTTGTTTCATTTCAGCTATAGGATCTTTGATGATTGGATCATATCTTTCAGATATTGAATATTTACTAGAAATGAGTATTTTTAGAGGAGTAAAGATTAGTCAATTGATCCCAATTTTAATATATATGCTTATCTATGTTGGATATTTTGGATATAAAAATAAAAAGCTTCATTCAAAAACGACTATTAGATGGAAAGATGTAAAAGAGCTATTATTTGAAGATGTAAAAGTAATCTATATTATACTAGGAGTAATTGTAGCAGCGGTAGGATATATATATATTGCAAGAACTGGACATGAAACTTCTATCAAACCATCAGATTTAGAGATGATTTTTAGAAATGTTTTAGAGGAAAAATTATATGCTCGACCAAGAAATAAAGAATTCTTATTTGCTTTCCCAGCTATTATGCTTGGTATTTTTATGGCTTATCGAGGATGGAAGTGGCTTATTTTTACTTTTGGATTGGCAGCAGTAATTGGACAAACCTCTATTGTAAATACTTTTTGTCATTTAAGAACTCCTATGAATCTTTCTATTGCAAGAACGGGATACTCTATTTTACTAGGAATGATCATTGGAAGTATCGGTGTTTTTGTATTGTATGAAGGAATGAGGTTCTTGAGTATGATGAGAGGAGAAAAACTGGATGGATAGGATTGTCATTTCAGGTTATTATGGATTTAATAATGTAGGAGATGAATCCATATTGACTTCTATTGTAGGAAATTTAAAAGAATATATAACAGATGTTGAAATAACTGTATTATCAGCAAATCCAGAAGGAACTTCTAAAAAACACCAAATACAAGCTGTAGATCGGAAAAATATATTAGAAATTTGTAGAGCCATTAAAAAATGTGATTTGTTTATTAGTGGAGGCGGAAGTTTACTTCAAGATGTGACAAGTGGAAGAAGTATTAGTTATTATCTAGCCATTATTTTGATTGCATTGTTTTTGAGAAAAAAAGTTTTGATATATAGTCAAGGTATGGGACCTATTAACAAATGGTTTAATAAATGTATGGTTAGATGGGTTTTAAATCGAGTAGATTGTATTACTATAAGAGATGAAAAATCTAAAAAAGTATTAGATGAAGTAGGAGTTTGTATTCCAAAAATTTATGTCACTACAGATCCGGTCATTAGTCTACATGAAGGAAATATATCATTAGGAAA encodes:
- a CDS encoding MBOAT family O-acyltransferase; amino-acid sequence: MLFHSFEFFVLLLITFLFFYSFPKQRIYILAVANIIFYGASGIRYLFLFMIVSWVTYMCSLGITKKYGKIYCWIGILVNILNLVFFKYTGFILKNIEKFMGIVFPWQDTLLAKIMLPVGISFYTFQLIAYIVDVYRKEIKSCDSFLSFWVFISFFGQLIAGPIMRGKEFLFQIDGLKENKLTLTNLKYGVYYICMGLSKKIIFADFLAKKADVYFSQVGNLNSLDAWFAAYLFAFQIYFDFSAYSEIAVGVGHLFGLNLSLNFKSPYISSNPSEFWKRWHITLSSWIRDYIYIPLGGSKKGHFLQYVFLFTAMAISGIWHGAAWTFIIWGIYHGSLSALHKMYRSYIKVPKENIFYKIICIFIFFQLTTIGWVFFRAGSMSDAIFMIKKMITLSDLVYSPVYFIYFGFVVFLYGVHLIEYFIRKNENTFSLYWQRYFPPSVRAAAYFGIVILLILFTQTEESTFIYFQF
- the murJ gene encoding murein biosynthesis integral membrane protein MurJ; translated protein: MNNYSKTIKTIVVVMGLTFFAKFLGFFRDSLLGSKLGANMESDAYIMALNSTSIVFVSIGSAIVAATIPIIVRLLTKDTKKEAFSFINNLLNILIVISFVFTLLGELFSKQIIKILASGFESNKFELTVQLTQIMFPIIIFICITYVFVSLLQSMEKFKITSIISLPANVITILFLCFFSKKYGVKGLAVVTTIGWILQFVVMLPTLYKEGYRYDFKINWKDDHMKEFFSMILLIIMVASVSQMNILLDEKQASFFGHGKISFLHYANILYQAVTTTTVLGINTVMFPKFAEKAVSLKEKQYACFIGSIVEVMIFVLLPMTAGAVILRDPIIGFVFERGEFTHGNTIMTGLVFASYALGMVSFGILDVVNKAFYAKNNKKIPFLYAIFIIIMNMIFNIVWGKKFDIVGLAIATSISSIIGSIGLLWAFRKEMGYFDTKKLVNTFSKVLLSCCIMAIIVNLSFTTLDSYFVEKGLIQKVINIMIPSILGVVVYACVTMKLKIEQAMTIYGHFVKPMVMKIKGNKA
- a CDS encoding DUF5693 family protein; translated protein: MKKNYILLFIIIFSILVSSITAMGRINVESKNNAVDVVLDYKEFEQMAKQSNKDVSWWFSKLKKQGVSSVGLMEESFESMLKEDKPIKFEMIGNIIKDMDWQKKYPKELITYLNNNEIDEYDVLVTTNSKDYYEFIKNGLESRYDSEKFKIFTSNGEYLFWMDGDIEDALYTEQMGEQDYKGKTFTKTATLYSSKIRRLSLGFDSEKINTIKKSGLKVIPRPYNYESFSGEKYLNATVAEYKKYDIIPNYMIFAGSEVLGYKEKLKDLADYMKKNNIKVGLIESEVQREHIKQDGLYDLTRNLNYNSVRVFSLPSYIQERFKYYNYEGAEEIENALYRAVTERNIRVIYFKPFKYDDKIYVTNYDEYVKMFDQFKGRIAKHKMHIGEASVIESHKVRVRHKMPIGWGIVSGGILLLSYLISMKDKVKYILLGMGILGVSGMIIVMPSLADKLLPLGAAVIFPSLSMLYLCTKLRIYYKEQNKNELIKIIKNGIKDLVVCCFISAIGSLMIGSYLSDIEYLLEMSIFRGVKISQLIPILIYMLIYVGYFGYKNKKLHSKTTIRWKDVKELLFEDVKVIYIILGVIVAAVGYIYIARTGHETSIKPSDLEMIFRNVLEEKLYARPRNKEFLFAFPAIMLGIFMAYRGWKWLIFTFGLAAVIGQTSIVNTFCHLRTPMNLSIARTGYSILLGMIIGSIGVFVLYEGMRFLSMMRGEKLDG